The Pseudomonas solani genome segment CTGGATGCCGTCGCCCAGTACCAGAAAGGCGACAACGACAGCCTCGGCTTCAGCAACACCGGTTCCAGCCCGGTGCGCTACGGCAGCGACGTCGAGCAGCGCACCATCGGCCTGCAGCTGAACATCCCGATCTACAGCGGCGGCCTGACCAGCTCCCAGGTGCGTGAGTCCTACCAGCGCCTGAGCCAGACCGAGCAGCAGCGCGAAAGCCTGCGTCGCCAGGTGGTGCAGAACACCCGCAACTACCACCGCGCGGTGAACACCGACGTTGAGCAGGTCAAGGCCCGTAAGCAGTCGATCATCTCCAACCAAAGCGCCCTGGAAGCCACCGAGATCGGCTACCAGGTCGGTACCCGCAACATCGTCGACGTGCTCGATGCCCAGCGCCAGCTGTACGGCTCGGTGCGCGACTACAACAACGCGCGCTACGACTACATCCTCGACAACCTGCGCCTGAAGCAGGCCGCCGGCACCCTGGCCCCCTCAGACCTGGAAGCCCTCGCCAGCTTCCTCAAATCCGACTACGACCCGGACAAGGACTTCCTGCCCCCGGACCTGGCCAAGGCCGCAGAAGCCAGCCTGAAGAACAAGGCCGACTACTGAGTCGTCACCGCCCCATGAAAAAGCCCGGCACATGCCGGGCTTTTTCATGGGTGCCTTTCCAGACACATGTAGGGCGGGTGAAATCCGCCGATGACCATGCACAGGGGCAAGTCGGGTTGCACCCGACCTACGGCTTAGCCCGTAGCATGCACCCTCAGTCCCGATAATCCGGCGCCATCCGCTCCAGCAGCCTCAACAGCGCCTGCCAGGCCAGGTCCATCGCATCCGGGTCGGTCAGCTCGCCCTCCCCGGCCGGTTGCGCGGGCTCGTTGAACTGGCGCTGGGTGTGCTCGCAGACTTCATGGGGCGGCAGCAGCAATTCGCCGCCGGCCTGGGCCGCCACCTGGATGTCACAGGCCTTCTCCAGGTAGTACATGCGCAGGAAGGCCTGTGCGGGCGTCTCGCCAACGGTGAGCAGGCCGTGGTTGCGCAGGATCATCACCGGCTTGTCGCCCAGGTCCGCCACCAGGCGCTTCTGCTCATCGAGGTTGAGCGCCACGCCTTCGTAGTCGTGGTAGGCGACGCGGCCGTAGAACTCCATGGAAATCTGGTTCACCGGCAACAGCCCCGCCGGCTGCGCGGCCACGGCACAGCCCGCGCGGGTGTGGGTGTGCAACACGCATTGGGCATCTTCGCGGGCGGCATGGATGGCGCTGTGGATGACGAAGCCCGCCGGATTGACCTTGTAGCGGGTGGGCTCCACCGCCTTGCCCTGCAGGTCGATCTTCACCAGGTCGCTGGCGCGGATCTCATCGAACATCAGCCCGTAGGGGTTGATCAGGAAGTGATGCTCCGGCCCGGGTACCCGCACCGAGATGTGGGTGAAGATCAGGTCGGTCATGCGGAAGTGGGCGATCAGCCGGTAGCAGGCGGCCAGTTGCTGGCGCAGGGCGCGCTCCTCGGGGGAGCAGGACGATGGGGGCAGCGGGGCGTGCAGCGGCGTCATGGAAGGCTCCAGGGTCGATCGAAAAGGAAGCGGCCCACCGCCGAGGTGGGCCGGGCAAGGGGCACCCTATCAGCGTACCGCCCAGGCGTTGAAGCACTCCTCCAACTCCTCGCCATGATCGACCCAGAACTCCACATCCATCGGCAGGCTCGCCGCCAGCGCATCGGGCGTCACCGGGATCCAGCGGGCCTGTTCAGCGTCCAGCGCGGCGGCAGCATCGCGGTTGGTCGGCCCGTAGGGGATACGGCGGATGTACTCCAGCTGCGGCGCCTTGCGGTTGGCGAAGGCGATCAGTCGCTCGGCCTGCTGCGCATGCCGGGAGCCCTTGATGATCGCCCAGTAATCCATGCCGTATAGGCTGCCCGGCAGCACCAGGTCGAGGTTGCGTCCGGCCTGGTGCGCCGCCGCCACGCGCCCGGTATAGGACGAGGTCATCACCACGTCACCGGCGGCGAGCCACTGGGTCGGCTGGGCGCCCGCCTCCCACCACTGGATCTGCGGCTTGATCTGGTCGAGCTTGGCGAAAGCGCGGTCCACGCCGCCCGGGCTGGCGAGCACCTTGTACACGTCGGTCACCGGCACGCCATCGGCCAGCAGGGCGAACTCGAGGTTGTACACCGCACGCTTGCGCAACCCGCGCTTGCCGGGGAATTTCTCCAAGTCCCAGAAATCGGCCCAGGACGTGGGCGCTGCCTTCAGCCGGTCGGCGTCATAGGCGAGCGCAACACCCCACACCAGCGCGGCCGAGCCGCACTCCTGGGCGGCATCCTCGATCAGCCGCTCACTGCCGCCCATGCGTTGCCAGTCCAGCCGCTCGAACATCCCGCTTTCACAGCCCCGAACCAGGTCCGGCCCTTCGATCTGCACCAGGTCCCAATCGACGTGGCCGGTATCGGCCATCACCCGGATGCGCGCCATTTCGCCGTTGTATTCGCTCTGGATCAGCGGCTTGCCGTCCTCGGCCACAAAGGGTTTGAAGAAGGCCTCGTCCTGGGCCTTCTGGCCGTCACCGCCGTAGCCGACCACCACCATGTCGGGTGCGCCCTGGGCCGCCACGGCGGGCATCAGCGCGGCCAGCAGAGTGATGAGAGGCAGGTTCGAGAAGCCGCGCGAAGGGCGCGAAGAGTCGTGTCGCATGAGGTTCTCCCATTGTTCTTGTTGTGCAGGGATGGCCCGTCAGGGGGCACGCATCACGCTAGTTGTCACTCAGTTAAAAAACAAGTTGATTTTTTACCATGGGTAAATCAGTAATGGATTAATAAGAATTCCAGCAGCCCCGACGAGGATTGCCATGCACGCCTTCCCGCACCTGTTCGAACCCCTGCACATCCGTGGCAAGCGCCTGAAGAACCGCATCATGTCCAGCGGCCACGACACCAGCCTGCCCACCGACAACCGGGTCAACGACGCGCTGATCGCCTACCAGCGCACCCGCGCCGAAGGCGGCGTCGGGCTGATCGTGCTGCAGGTGGCCGGTGTGCACGACAGCGCCCGCTACACCTCGCACGTGCTTATGGCCACCGACGACACCTGTATCGAGGGCTACCGCGAACTGGCCGAGGCCTGCCAGGCCCACGGCACCCTGGTGCTGTCGCAACTGTTCCACCCCGGGCGGGAAATCATGGAGACCGCCAGTGGCCTGCTGGCGGTGGCCTATGCGCCCTCGGTCAGCCCCAACGAGCGCTTCCGGGTAATGCCCCGGGCGCTCGACCAGCGGATGATCGACGAGATAGTCGCCGGCTACGGCGCCGCCACCCGCCGTCTGCGCCAGGCCGGCCTCGATGGCGTGGAAGTGGTGGCCAGCCACGGCTACCTGCCCGCCCAGTTCCTCAACCCCCGGGTCAACCACCGCGAGGACGGCTACAACGGCGATCTGGACGCGCGCCTGCGCTTTCTCCGCGAGGTGCTGTCGGCGGTTCGCCAGGCCGGCGGCGAGGACTTCATCGTCGGCCTGCGCATCTCCGCCGACGAGCGCGATCCGCAGGGGCTCAGCGAGGATGAATCGCTGCAGGCCGTGCTCGCCCTGGAAAGCGAACTGGACTACGTGCACCTGGTAGCCGGCACCTCCGCCTCCCTCGGCGGCGCCGTGCACATCGCGCCGCCCATGGCCATCGCGGCGGCCTACCTCGCGCCGACCGCGGCCGGGTTCAAGGCACGACTGCATATCCCCCTGTTCGTCACCGGGCGCATCAACCAGCCCCAGGAAGCGGAGCAGATCATCGCCAACGGCCAGGCCGATGTCTGCGGCATGACCCGCGCCCTGATCTGCGACCCGCTGATGCCGGAGAAAACCGTCGGCGGCCGCGTCGAGGACGTGCGCGCCTGCATCGCCTGCAACCAGGCCTGCATCGGCCACTTCCACAAGGGCTACCCGATCTCCTGCATCCAGCACCCGGAAACCGGCCGCGAGCTGCGCTATGGCCAGCCGGCCAGGGCCACGCGGGCGCAGCGCATCATGGTGGTCGGCGGCGGCCCGGCCGGCATGAAGGCCGCCGCCGTGGCCGCGCAGCGTGGCCATGAGGTGACGCTGTTCGAAGCGGCTGCGCAGCTCGGCGGCCAGGTGCTGCTGGCGCAACTGCTGCCCCGGCGCAGTGAGTTCGGCGGTGCCGCCACCAACCTGCAGCGGGAAATGGAACTGGCCGGCGTGAAGGTCGTGCGCAACACCCGCGTCGACCGTGCCCTGGTGGAGCGCGAGCGCCCGG includes the following:
- a CDS encoding class II aldolase/adducin family protein, translating into MTPLHAPLPPSSCSPEERALRQQLAACYRLIAHFRMTDLIFTHISVRVPGPEHHFLINPYGLMFDEIRASDLVKIDLQGKAVEPTRYKVNPAGFVIHSAIHAAREDAQCVLHTHTRAGCAVAAQPAGLLPVNQISMEFYGRVAYHDYEGVALNLDEQKRLVADLGDKPVMILRNHGLLTVGETPAQAFLRMYYLEKACDIQVAAQAGGELLLPPHEVCEHTQRQFNEPAQPAGEGELTDPDAMDLAWQALLRLLERMAPDYRD
- a CDS encoding oxidoreductase codes for the protein MHAFPHLFEPLHIRGKRLKNRIMSSGHDTSLPTDNRVNDALIAYQRTRAEGGVGLIVLQVAGVHDSARYTSHVLMATDDTCIEGYRELAEACQAHGTLVLSQLFHPGREIMETASGLLAVAYAPSVSPNERFRVMPRALDQRMIDEIVAGYGAATRRLRQAGLDGVEVVASHGYLPAQFLNPRVNHREDGYNGDLDARLRFLREVLSAVRQAGGEDFIVGLRISADERDPQGLSEDESLQAVLALESELDYVHLVAGTSASLGGAVHIAPPMAIAAAYLAPTAAGFKARLHIPLFVTGRINQPQEAEQIIANGQADVCGMTRALICDPLMPEKTVGGRVEDVRACIACNQACIGHFHKGYPISCIQHPETGRELRYGQPARATRAQRIMVVGGGPAGMKAAAVAAQRGHEVTLFEAAAQLGGQVLLAQLLPRRSEFGGAATNLQREMELAGVKVVRNTRVDRALVERERPDQLIIATGATPYWPDFERGGALQVVDAWQVLRGEVQLGPSVVVADWRCDWIGPGIAEHLARNGHQVRLAVNGTHCGESLPLYVRDQMVGELHRLGIPITPYARLYGCDDDTVYMMHTASGEPMLFEAVDTLVLCQGHQPLDELGATLEGLVPFQRIGDCLAARTAEEAIFEGLQAAWEI
- a CDS encoding ABC transporter substrate-binding protein, which translates into the protein MRHDSSRPSRGFSNLPLITLLAALMPAVAAQGAPDMVVVGYGGDGQKAQDEAFFKPFVAEDGKPLIQSEYNGEMARIRVMADTGHVDWDLVQIEGPDLVRGCESGMFERLDWQRMGGSERLIEDAAQECGSAALVWGVALAYDADRLKAAPTSWADFWDLEKFPGKRGLRKRAVYNLEFALLADGVPVTDVYKVLASPGGVDRAFAKLDQIKPQIQWWEAGAQPTQWLAAGDVVMTSSYTGRVAAAHQAGRNLDLVLPGSLYGMDYWAIIKGSRHAQQAERLIAFANRKAPQLEYIRRIPYGPTNRDAAAALDAEQARWIPVTPDALAASLPMDVEFWVDHGEELEECFNAWAVR